In one window of Zingiber officinale cultivar Zhangliang chromosome 11A, Zo_v1.1, whole genome shotgun sequence DNA:
- the LOC122031280 gene encoding uncharacterized protein LOC122031280 has protein sequence MGKNVSALIQPVPQKCEEPRLFTVPCEIGSSLFKDAMLDLGASINVMPKSIFQTLGIGSLQPTEIVIQLADRSQTHPTGVIEDVLVKVRELIFPADFYILDMEGDCLASRSPLILGRPFLKTARTNIDVHAGTLSMEIGDTVVQFSIFDAMKHPRADHSILSLDISEELDSMDFFSRFDSDFVEVGQSGVLSSVLEGISALGVDDKSCGLFLSERDESCVGDCLGEALPLGSLRQEELCVGDCLAALPLGSPSVDQKQEVLNPLPQHLKYAYLGENQQLPIIIAQNLEPE, from the coding sequence ATGGGCAAGAATGTATCTGCACTCATTCAGCCAGTTCCACAGAAATGTGAAGAGCCTAGATTATTTACAGTACCTTGCGAGATTGGGAGTAGTTTGTTTAAGGATGCTATGTTGGATTTAGGAGCTTCAATCAATGTGATGCCAAAATCAATTTTTCAGACTTTAGGGATTGGATCATTACAACCTACAGAAATAGTTATTCAGTTAGCTGACCGCAGTCAGACTCATCCAACTGGAGTTATTGAAGATGTATTGGTTAAGGTGAGGGAACTTATCTTTCCTGCAGACTTTTATATCCTTGATATGGAGGGGGACTGCCTGGCCAGTAGATCTCCACTTATTCTAGGACGACCATTTTTGAAGACTGCAAGGACCAATATTGATGTTCATGCGGGCACACTTTCTATGGAGATAGGAGATACAGTGGTCCAGTTCAGTATTTTTGATGCTATGAAGCATCCTAGAGCAGATCATTCTATTCTCAGTTTAGATATTTCAGAGGAGCTGGATAGCATGGATTTCTTTTCAAGGTTTGATTCAGATTTTGTAGAGGTTGGTCAGAGTGGTGTATTGTCTTCAGTGTTGGAAGGTATTTCAGCCTTGGGAGTGGATGATAAATCTTGTGGATTATTTCTGAGTGAGAGAGATGAATCatgcgtaggggattgcttaggagaagctctACCCCTAGGATCGCTCAGACAAGAAGAATtatgtgtaggggattgcttagcaGCATTACCCCTAGGATCACCTTCTGTTGATCAGAAACAGGAAGTTTTGAATCCATTGCCTCAACATTTGAAGTATGCTTACCTGGGAGAGAATCAACAGTTGCCTATCATCATAGCTCAGAATTTAGAACCAGAATAA
- the LOC122031281 gene encoding uncharacterized protein LOC122031281 — protein sequence MLDLGASINVMPKSVFQTLGIGPLQPTEVVIQLVDRSQTHPTGVIEDVLVKVRELIFPANFYILDMEGDSLASRSPLILGRPFLKTARTKIDVHAGTLSMEIGDTVVQFSIFDAMKHPREDHSILSLDISEELDSLDFFSGFDSDFAEVGQCGVLSSVLEGDCLGEALPLGSLRQEELCVGDCSTELPLRSPSVDQIQEVLKSLSQNLKYAYLGENQQLPVIIAQNLEPE from the exons ATGTTGGATTTAGGAGCTTCAATTAATGTGATGCCAAAATCAGTTTTTCAGACTTTAGGGATTGGACCATTACAACCTACAGAAGTAGTTATTCAGTTAGTTGACCGCAGTCAGACTCATCCAACTGGAGTTATTGAAGATGTATTGGTTAAGGTGAGGGAACTTATCTTTCCTGCAAACTTTTATATCCTTGATATGGAGGGGGACAGCCTGGCCAGTAGATCTCCACTTATTCTAGGACGGCCATTTTTGAAGACTGCAAGGACCAAGATTGATGTTCATGCAGGCACACTTTCTATGGAGATAGGAGATACAGTGGTCCAGTTCAGTATTTTTGACGCTATGAAGCATCCTAGAGAGGATCATTCTATTCTCAGTTTAGATATTTCAGAAGAGCTGGATAGCTTGGATTTCTTTTCAGGGTTTGATTCAGATTTTGCAGAGGTTGGTCAGTGTGGTGTATTATCTTCAGTGTTGGAAG gggattgcttaggagaagctctACCCCTAGGATCGCTCAGACAAGAAGAATTATGTGTAGGGGATTGCTCAACAGAATTACCCCTAAGATCACCTTCTGTTGATCAGATACAGGAAGTTTTGAAGTCATTGTCTCAAAACTTGAAGTATGCTTACCTGGGAGAGAATCAACAGTTGCCTGTCATCATAGCTCAGAATTTAGAACCAGAATAA